The proteins below are encoded in one region of Paenibacillus albus:
- a CDS encoding carbohydrate ABC transporter permease: MHYTSRAGKLFDAFNIGFLAIVAIVTVYPFWDTFVVSIIPLEEYLGSSIHFFPKKVTFEAYSYLFSMSELWTSYGVTLFVTVVGTAISMFLTVTAAYALSRPGLKGSRVIMFLFVFTMMFSGGIIPTYLVVKNLGMMNTVWALIFPSALATYNLIIMKNFFNALPDGLVEAARIDGCNDLRILYKIVIPLSLPAISTITLFYAVTRWNEFFNAIFFISDKELWPLQLFLRSMLFENESSYSGGGDNAFLLGPSIKMATVMAASIPVMLIYPFFQKYFTNGVLIGAVKE, encoded by the coding sequence ATGCATTACACAAGCAGGGCAGGAAAGCTGTTCGATGCGTTCAATATTGGATTTCTGGCGATTGTAGCCATCGTAACGGTATATCCTTTCTGGGATACGTTCGTTGTGTCCATCATTCCGCTGGAGGAGTACCTTGGATCGAGTATTCATTTTTTTCCTAAAAAGGTCACCTTCGAGGCTTACAGCTACTTATTCTCGATGAGCGAGCTGTGGACGTCATACGGAGTAACGCTATTCGTCACGGTCGTAGGCACGGCGATCAGCATGTTCCTTACAGTGACGGCAGCCTATGCGCTTTCGAGGCCAGGTCTGAAAGGAAGCCGAGTGATTATGTTTCTCTTCGTGTTTACGATGATGTTCAGCGGCGGCATCATTCCGACCTATCTGGTTGTCAAGAACCTCGGCATGATGAACACGGTGTGGGCGTTGATTTTCCCGAGCGCTCTGGCTACTTATAACCTGATTATTATGAAAAATTTCTTCAACGCGCTGCCGGACGGCTTGGTCGAAGCGGCCCGAATCGACGGGTGTAACGATCTGAGAATTCTGTACAAGATCGTCATTCCGTTGTCGCTGCCGGCCATCTCCACCATCACTCTCTTTTATGCGGTTACCCGATGGAACGAGTTCTTCAATGCGATCTTCTTCATCAGCGATAAGGAGCTATGGCCGCTGCAGCTGTTCTTGCGCAGCATGCTGTTCGAGAACGAATCCTCCTATTCGGGAGGCGGCGACAACGCATTTCTACTCGGGCCGTCCATTAAGATGGCGACGGTTATGGCCGCTTCCATTCCGGTCATGCTCATCTATCCGTTCTTCCAGAAGTATTTCACCAATGGCGTGTTGATTGGAGCAGTCAAGGAGTAA
- a CDS encoding extracellular solute-binding protein, translating to MNHWREKTTKKWVVLAVAAALIVTAGCSNKSDGNAKETSSNAAVSNSSADSSSKSNSNSKSEEPYELTYLTTGDQGAKPLVPNDRIIAEINKRLNIKLTIKIAPEFSYDKINVAIASGDLPDVVTTQYPSSSVSDWIKEGILLPLNDYFDKLPTIKAKLDNGLQWTAVDGKYYGYPFVSGMEKSNYTVQFRQDWLDKLGLAAPKTLDEFESTLKAIVEKDPDGNGKADTFGYITNKPVPGDALTAFDFVLYAYGLPDADYVLNDKGEVIPRFEHPAFKQGIEELRKWYSEKLIDPEFILYDRPAKEQKFFQSKAGVMDGPLFRHVSRIEGSLKQVNPNGVLGYAPPPAGPDGKQGMATRPKTALFTAVTNKAKNPEKAAEFIEFMLSKEGRDLLQLGIEGIHYTKQGDKITYNEAEREKDGFAPNGWAHPLAWGNVTWPIDEDYLPQTELNIDRAKDSVKVASQYFVPNLITRKTDAEIEYGKAVNEVYNQYFVDLLKGKIDVDKGIAELGEKWRQAGGNEILKSVNEEYKKQGTTK from the coding sequence ATGAATCATTGGAGAGAGAAAACAACAAAAAAATGGGTGGTCTTGGCAGTAGCTGCAGCGCTAATTGTAACAGCAGGCTGCTCGAATAAGTCGGATGGGAATGCGAAGGAAACCAGCAGTAACGCTGCGGTTTCGAATTCCAGTGCCGATTCCAGCTCAAAATCCAATTCCAATTCCAAATCTGAAGAACCGTATGAGCTCACTTATTTAACAACGGGCGACCAAGGGGCGAAGCCGCTTGTACCGAACGATCGCATTATTGCGGAGATTAACAAGCGGTTGAACATCAAGCTGACGATTAAGATCGCGCCTGAATTTTCGTACGACAAGATTAACGTAGCCATTGCAAGCGGTGATCTTCCTGACGTAGTGACGACGCAGTATCCTTCCTCCTCTGTCTCGGATTGGATCAAGGAAGGCATTCTGCTTCCGCTGAACGATTACTTTGATAAGCTTCCTACGATTAAAGCTAAGCTCGATAACGGCTTGCAGTGGACGGCGGTAGACGGAAAATATTACGGATACCCGTTCGTGAGCGGAATGGAGAAGTCGAATTACACCGTTCAATTCCGCCAGGACTGGCTGGATAAGCTCGGCCTTGCGGCTCCGAAAACGTTGGATGAGTTTGAATCTACGCTGAAAGCCATCGTGGAGAAGGATCCTGACGGCAACGGCAAGGCTGACACCTTTGGCTACATAACGAATAAGCCGGTTCCCGGTGACGCCCTGACTGCATTCGATTTCGTGCTGTATGCGTATGGACTTCCTGATGCGGATTATGTTCTGAATGATAAAGGTGAGGTCATTCCCCGCTTCGAGCACCCGGCCTTCAAGCAAGGTATTGAGGAGCTCCGCAAATGGTACAGTGAAAAGTTGATCGATCCAGAATTTATTCTGTATGACCGACCGGCGAAGGAACAAAAGTTTTTCCAAAGCAAAGCGGGCGTTATGGATGGACCATTGTTCCGCCACGTGAGCCGTATTGAAGGAAGCCTGAAGCAGGTCAATCCGAATGGCGTGCTTGGGTACGCACCGCCGCCGGCTGGTCCAGATGGTAAGCAAGGGATGGCTACGCGTCCGAAAACAGCGTTGTTCACAGCGGTCACTAACAAGGCGAAGAATCCCGAGAAGGCAGCGGAGTTCATCGAATTCATGCTGTCGAAGGAAGGCCGCGACCTGCTTCAGCTCGGCATCGAAGGCATCCACTATACGAAGCAAGGGGACAAAATCACTTACAATGAGGCGGAACGCGAGAAAGACGGATTTGCCCCGAATGGCTGGGCTCATCCGCTTGCATGGGGTAACGTGACTTGGCCGATTGATGAGGACTACTTGCCTCAAACGGAGCTGAATATTGATCGTGCCAAGGATTCAGTTAAAGTCGCATCGCAATACTTCGTGCCGAATCTCATTACTCGCAAGACGGATGCAGAAATCGAATACGGCAAAGCGGTCAATGAAGTGTACAACCAATATTTTGTGGACCTCTTGAAGGGCAAGATTGATGTCGATAAAGGAATCGCTGAGCTCGGAGAGAAATGGCGTCAGGCAGGCGGTAATGAAATTCTGAAATCGGTTAATGAAGAGTACAAGAAGCAAGGCACAACCAAATAA
- a CDS encoding sulfatase-like hydrolase/transferase has protein sequence MNKRSDRPNVIVFFTDQQRWDTTGVHANTLDLTPNFDRMARSGTDVHQSFTCQPVCGPARSAMQTGLYPTTIGCYHNGIALPEGTQTLAHHFRGAGYRTGYIGKWHLAGEEPVPANQRGGYEYWLAANGLEHTSDSYRTVVYDELNRPVQLPGYRVDALTDAAIRYIDENKEEPFFLFVSYIEPHQQNHLDNYPAPDGYRERYRGAPLPPDLAALGGSAHRHYAGYCGMVKRLDEALGRLLDALKSLSLQDNTIVLYTSDHSCHFRTRNQEYKRSPHDSSIRVPTAIQGPGFTGGGQIRQLVSLIDLPPTLLDAAGLDVPSEMQGRSILPLLHGSGKADWPEEVFVQISEDHVGRAIRTDRWKYAVTAPEKDGWKDAGSDIYVEEFLYDLQADPDELFNLAGIPAHRDNASRLREQLLRRIQEAEGKSPTILPAQEREWPRGY, from the coding sequence ATGAACAAAAGAAGCGATCGTCCGAATGTCATTGTTTTTTTCACCGATCAGCAGCGCTGGGACACGACGGGTGTCCATGCGAATACGCTCGATTTAACGCCGAATTTCGACCGTATGGCCCGTTCGGGGACTGATGTGCATCAATCCTTTACGTGTCAGCCGGTTTGCGGCCCAGCGCGTTCTGCCATGCAGACCGGCTTGTATCCGACGACAATCGGATGCTATCACAACGGAATCGCGCTGCCGGAAGGAACACAAACGTTAGCGCATCATTTTCGCGGAGCGGGCTATCGGACCGGCTATATCGGCAAATGGCATCTAGCCGGCGAAGAGCCCGTACCAGCCAACCAAAGAGGCGGCTACGAGTACTGGCTTGCTGCCAACGGCCTAGAGCACACGTCGGACTCTTACCGAACGGTCGTCTATGATGAACTGAATCGTCCGGTTCAGCTGCCGGGCTATCGAGTTGATGCGCTGACAGATGCTGCAATTCGCTATATAGATGAGAACAAAGAGGAGCCTTTCTTTCTCTTCGTCTCCTATATTGAACCTCATCAGCAAAATCATCTCGATAATTATCCAGCGCCGGACGGTTACCGGGAACGTTATCGCGGAGCGCCGCTTCCTCCGGATCTCGCAGCGCTTGGAGGAAGCGCGCATCGGCATTACGCAGGATACTGCGGCATGGTGAAGCGGCTCGACGAAGCGCTTGGAAGGCTGCTGGATGCCTTGAAGAGTTTGTCGCTGCAAGACAATACCATCGTCCTGTACACGTCGGATCATAGCTGCCATTTCCGGACGAGGAACCAGGAGTATAAGCGTTCACCTCACGATAGTTCAATACGGGTGCCGACAGCGATTCAAGGTCCTGGCTTCACGGGCGGCGGTCAGATTCGCCAGCTCGTCAGCTTAATCGACTTGCCTCCGACACTGCTGGATGCAGCGGGGCTCGACGTTCCTTCCGAGATGCAGGGAAGATCCATTCTCCCGCTGCTGCATGGCAGCGGTAAGGCAGATTGGCCGGAGGAGGTCTTCGTTCAAATTAGCGAAGACCATGTCGGCCGAGCCATCCGTACGGACCGTTGGAAGTACGCGGTGACAGCACCGGAGAAGGACGGCTGGAAGGACGCAGGATCGGATATCTACGTGGAGGAATTCTTGTATGATCTGCAGGCCGATCCAGATGAATTGTTTAACCTCGCAGGGATTCCCGCACACCGGGACAACGCTTCGCGCCTAAGGGAGCAGCTGCTGAGGAGAATTCAGGAGGCGGAAGGCAAGTCTCCTACTATCCTTCCGGCGCAAGAACGGGAATGGCCAAGAGGTTATTAA
- a CDS encoding TauD/TfdA dioxygenase family protein: MTETIVSAERPRQIPDRGIKGGPRIIRRLPEGVEEQPYELFQVKPYGPLIGAEIEGIDLRNPVTPELQKELNRALLEWKVIFFRNQDITSEQQQSFARLWGELETHPFLPQGTSDEVVRFAKDDKKAGYENNWHSDVSWRLTPALGAVLRVTEAPALGGETLWSDQGAAYDNLPDEIKERIDGLTAIHDFTHVFGVRLSDEELLIRQKEFPAAEHPVVRIHPETRRKTLYVNPNFTVRIVGLEQEESEALLSYLFRHSQLPEFQVRFRWEANSIAFWDNRATQHYANSDYYPNRRVAERVAIVGDRPY, from the coding sequence ATGACTGAAACAATTGTATCCGCGGAACGTCCCCGTCAAATTCCGGATCGAGGCATTAAGGGAGGTCCTCGAATCATCCGCCGGCTGCCGGAAGGAGTGGAGGAGCAGCCTTATGAGCTGTTTCAAGTAAAGCCTTACGGTCCTCTCATTGGTGCGGAAATCGAAGGCATCGATCTTCGCAATCCCGTAACGCCGGAGCTTCAAAAGGAGTTAAATCGCGCGCTGTTGGAGTGGAAGGTGATCTTCTTCCGTAATCAGGACATTACGAGCGAGCAGCAGCAGTCTTTCGCCCGCCTGTGGGGAGAACTGGAGACGCATCCATTTCTGCCGCAAGGAACTTCGGATGAAGTCGTTCGCTTCGCTAAGGATGACAAAAAAGCCGGTTACGAGAACAACTGGCACTCCGACGTAAGCTGGCGGTTGACGCCTGCGCTTGGAGCGGTTCTGCGCGTGACGGAGGCACCTGCTCTAGGCGGAGAAACCTTATGGTCGGATCAAGGTGCTGCATACGACAACCTGCCCGATGAGATTAAAGAGCGAATTGACGGACTCACTGCCATTCATGATTTTACCCATGTGTTTGGCGTGCGACTCTCCGATGAGGAATTGCTGATCCGCCAAAAGGAGTTTCCGGCTGCCGAGCATCCAGTTGTACGTATCCATCCGGAGACAAGGAGAAAGACGCTGTACGTCAATCCAAACTTTACTGTGCGGATCGTCGGCTTGGAGCAAGAGGAAAGCGAAGCGCTTCTCTCTTACTTGTTCCGTCATTCGCAGCTGCCCGAGTTTCAGGTCCGCTTCCGCTGGGAAGCGAACTCCATTGCATTCTGGGATAACCGCGCCACGCAGCATTACGCGAATTCGGATTATTACCCGAACCGCCGCGTAGCGGAGCGAGTGGCGATCGTAGGCGATCGACCTTATTAA
- a CDS encoding sulfatase, translating into MSGPKKKPNLLFILIDDMGWKDLGCYGSTFYETPHLDRLASEGIRFTDAYAAAPVCSPTRASIMSGKYPANVGVTNWIGGQTAGKLIDAPYIRHLPLQEKSVASALKEHGYQTWHVGKWHLGGEDHYPDKHGFDVNIGGCSWGMPLNGFFSPYGIETLEEGPEGEYLTDRLTDEAIRLIRQNENDETPFFLNLWHYAVHIPIEVSAELTERFAAKARALGLDRLEAFAEGEPFPCEHKQHLRVQRRIIQSDPAYAAMVYNLDWNIGRLIEALEETGQLEDTVIVFTSDNGGLATAEGSPTCNSPLQEGKGWMYEGGVREPLIVRWPGAVKPGSVSETPVTSPDFYPTLLELAGVDQLPEQHEDGVSFVPLLRGEESLERDVLFWHYPHYGNQGGTPGSSVREGDYKLIEFFEDGRLELYNLKEDLSEEHNLAGEQPELAEQLHCKLRDWRERIEAKIPEVNPAFSR; encoded by the coding sequence ATGAGTGGGCCGAAGAAGAAACCGAATTTGTTGTTTATCCTTATCGACGACATGGGCTGGAAGGACCTTGGCTGTTACGGCAGCACTTTCTATGAAACGCCGCATCTGGACCGGCTTGCTTCAGAGGGGATTCGATTTACGGACGCCTATGCTGCCGCTCCGGTCTGTTCGCCTACAAGGGCAAGTATCATGAGCGGCAAATATCCGGCGAATGTCGGCGTGACCAACTGGATCGGCGGCCAGACAGCCGGTAAACTGATTGATGCGCCGTACATCCGACATCTCCCGCTTCAGGAGAAAAGTGTGGCTTCCGCATTAAAGGAGCATGGCTATCAGACCTGGCATGTGGGCAAATGGCATCTGGGCGGGGAAGACCACTATCCGGACAAGCATGGCTTTGACGTTAACATTGGCGGCTGCAGCTGGGGAATGCCTCTGAATGGCTTCTTTAGCCCGTACGGTATTGAGACTCTCGAGGAAGGTCCGGAGGGTGAATACTTGACCGACAGGCTGACGGACGAGGCGATTCGGCTAATCCGGCAAAATGAAAATGACGAGACGCCGTTCTTCTTGAATTTGTGGCATTATGCGGTGCACATCCCGATTGAAGTCAGCGCAGAGCTCACCGAGCGTTTCGCGGCCAAGGCTAGAGCGCTAGGTCTGGACCGACTCGAAGCTTTTGCGGAAGGAGAGCCGTTCCCATGCGAGCATAAACAGCACCTGCGGGTGCAGCGGCGAATTATTCAGTCCGATCCCGCGTATGCGGCGATGGTCTATAACCTCGATTGGAATATAGGCCGACTAATAGAAGCTTTGGAAGAGACGGGGCAGCTGGAAGACACGGTCATTGTATTCACGTCCGATAACGGCGGCTTGGCAACGGCTGAAGGATCGCCGACCTGCAACAGCCCGCTTCAGGAAGGCAAAGGCTGGATGTACGAAGGAGGCGTGCGGGAACCGCTCATCGTTCGTTGGCCAGGCGCAGTGAAGCCGGGCAGCGTCAGCGAGACACCTGTGACAAGCCCGGACTTCTATCCGACCCTGCTCGAGTTGGCAGGAGTTGACCAGCTGCCGGAGCAGCATGAAGACGGCGTTAGTTTTGTGCCTTTATTAAGAGGTGAGGAAAGTCTGGAGCGGGACGTATTGTTCTGGCATTACCCTCATTACGGCAATCAGGGAGGGACGCCGGGGTCGTCGGTGAGGGAAGGGGATTACAAGCTCATCGAATTCTTCGAGGATGGGCGCTTAGAGCTGTACAACTTAAAAGAGGATCTGTCGGAAGAGCACAATCTGGCTGGTGAGCAGCCTGAGCTTGCGGAGCAGCTGCACTGTAAGCTTCGCGATTGGCGTGAGCGGATTGAGGCGAAGATTCCGGAGGTTAATCCGGCGTTCAGCCGTTAA
- a CDS encoding formylglycine-generating enzyme family protein, with product MDETEHRPSCCSMNRGSMTHSAVVENDALSHPYAGQNSKVNMILLPGGTFLMGTEDAEGFPDDGEGPIREVELSPFYIDSCTVTNAEFAEFVRRTGYITEAERYGWSYVFHLFVPERVRASESRPVPGLPWWLAVNGASWHRPEGAGSSIEERLDHPVIHISWHDAHRYAQWSGKRLPTEAEWEYAARGGLAQKRYPWGDLLKPGGEHRCNIWQGKFPDKDNASDGYAGTAPVRAFPPNGYGLYQTVGNVWEWCSDWFSRAPAAPGGANNPKGPRNGSSRVMRGGSYLCHNSYCNRYRVAARSSNTPDSSTGNLGFRCAADA from the coding sequence ATGGATGAAACAGAACACAGGCCGTCGTGCTGCAGTATGAACCGCGGCAGCATGACGCATTCTGCGGTCGTAGAAAACGATGCGCTTTCTCATCCCTACGCAGGGCAGAATTCCAAAGTAAATATGATCCTTCTGCCCGGAGGGACGTTTCTGATGGGGACCGAGGACGCAGAAGGCTTTCCCGATGACGGAGAGGGGCCGATTCGGGAGGTGGAGCTGAGCCCCTTCTATATCGACAGCTGTACAGTGACCAATGCCGAATTTGCTGAGTTTGTCCGTAGAACAGGCTATATCACGGAGGCAGAACGATATGGCTGGTCGTACGTTTTTCATCTGTTCGTTCCGGAGCGGGTGCGGGCTTCCGAGTCCCGGCCGGTTCCCGGCTTGCCGTGGTGGCTGGCTGTGAATGGCGCGAGCTGGCACCGTCCCGAAGGAGCGGGCTCTTCCATTGAAGAAAGGCTGGATCACCCCGTCATCCACATCTCTTGGCACGATGCGCACCGATATGCCCAGTGGTCAGGGAAGAGACTGCCGACCGAGGCGGAGTGGGAATATGCGGCAAGAGGAGGCCTCGCGCAGAAGAGATATCCGTGGGGCGATCTGCTGAAGCCGGGCGGGGAGCATCGCTGCAATATTTGGCAAGGTAAATTCCCAGATAAGGACAACGCTTCGGACGGATACGCCGGGACGGCGCCGGTCCGAGCTTTTCCTCCGAACGGGTACGGCCTTTACCAAACCGTAGGCAATGTATGGGAGTGGTGTTCAGACTGGTTCAGCAGAGCGCCTGCCGCCCCAGGAGGAGCGAACAATCCGAAAGGACCGCGAAACGGCAGCTCAAGGGTCATGCGCGGAGGCTCCTATCTATGTCATAACTCCTACTGCAACCGATATCGGGTTGCCGCTCGCAGCTCCAACACGCCAGACAGCTCGACGGGAAATTTGGGTTTCCGCTGTGCTGCCGATGCATGA
- a CDS encoding sulfatase, whose product MKAIMVMFDTLNRRMLSPYGGPDWIHTPNFQRLAERTVVFDNSYVGSMPCMPARRELHTGRHNFLHRSWGPLEPFDDSAIELMGDAGVYTHLVTDHQHYWEDGGGTYHTRYNSFELIRGQEGDPWKGEVTNPDGPSLDHLHPFAKRMVRQDRVNRQYIREQEQFPQARTFAGGLEFIESNHREDNWFLQIETFDPHEPFYSPAEFKARYAHDYEGPLADWPVYGPVTETPEDVRHMRFEYAALLSMCDHYLGQVLDTMDRLELWEDTLLIVNTDHGFLLGEHEQWAKCVQPFYNEVAHTPLFIWDPRTGIQNERRQSLVQMIDLPATLLEFFEIERPKDMQGKSLRQTIEADVPVREAALFGIHGGHVNITDKRYVYMRAASESSNQPLYDYTLMPTHMRNRFAPEELRELALAEPFKFTKQIKPLRIPVQTRGNLHEFGTLLYDLSNDPEQAEPLHDPEVEARLVELMTLLMQENDAPKEQYERLGLGVHNL is encoded by the coding sequence ATGAAAGCCATTATGGTCATGTTCGATACATTGAATAGACGAATGCTGTCCCCTTATGGAGGACCTGATTGGATACATACTCCGAATTTCCAGCGGCTGGCGGAGAGGACGGTTGTGTTTGACAATAGCTATGTCGGGAGCATGCCCTGCATGCCCGCCAGACGGGAGCTGCATACAGGCAGGCATAACTTTCTGCACCGGAGCTGGGGACCGCTTGAACCGTTCGACGACTCGGCTATTGAACTGATGGGGGATGCCGGTGTGTACACGCATCTTGTCACCGACCATCAGCATTATTGGGAGGATGGCGGCGGGACGTATCATACAAGATACAACTCATTCGAGCTCATTCGCGGGCAGGAGGGAGATCCGTGGAAGGGCGAAGTAACCAACCCGGATGGCCCTAGCTTGGATCACCTGCATCCCTTCGCGAAGCGAATGGTTCGTCAGGATCGAGTCAACCGCCAATACATCCGGGAGCAGGAGCAGTTTCCGCAAGCACGAACGTTCGCAGGTGGACTTGAATTCATCGAATCCAATCATCGGGAAGACAACTGGTTCCTTCAGATCGAAACCTTCGATCCGCATGAGCCATTCTATAGCCCGGCAGAGTTTAAAGCACGATATGCGCATGATTATGAAGGACCGCTCGCGGATTGGCCGGTTTACGGGCCGGTTACCGAAACGCCGGAGGACGTTCGGCACATGCGCTTCGAATATGCTGCGCTGCTCTCCATGTGCGATCACTACTTGGGACAAGTGCTGGATACGATGGACCGGCTCGAGCTCTGGGAGGATACGCTGCTGATCGTAAACACGGATCATGGATTCTTGCTCGGCGAGCATGAGCAATGGGCGAAGTGCGTGCAGCCCTTCTACAATGAAGTCGCCCATACCCCTCTGTTCATATGGGATCCGCGGACGGGCATCCAGAATGAGCGGCGCCAAAGCTTGGTGCAAATGATCGACTTGCCGGCGACGCTGCTCGAGTTCTTCGAGATTGAGCGGCCGAAGGATATGCAGGGCAAATCGCTGCGCCAAACCATTGAAGCGGATGTACCCGTTCGTGAGGCAGCCTTGTTCGGCATACACGGCGGTCATGTCAATATAACGGACAAACGTTATGTATATATGCGTGCGGCATCGGAAAGCAGCAATCAACCGTTGTACGATTATACGCTTATGCCGACGCACATGCGGAACCGCTTCGCACCGGAAGAATTGCGAGAGCTTGCGTTAGCGGAGCCCTTCAAGTTCACCAAACAGATTAAGCCGCTTCGCATCCCCGTTCAAACAAGAGGCAATTTACATGAATTCGGCACGCTCTTGTACGATCTGAGCAATGACCCTGAGCAAGCTGAGCCCTTACATGATCCTGAGGTAGAAGCTCGGTTGGTCGAGCTAATGACCTTGCTAATGCAAGAGAACGACGCGCCGAAGGAGCAGTATGAGCGATTGGGGCTTGGCGTACACAACCTCTGA
- the pcp gene encoding pyroglutamyl-peptidase I, translating into MKKVLLTGFDPFGGDVINPSWEVVSRLHHRKLEGLEELEVEARQLPTVFHTSLKMLRQLLLDVKPDVVICVGQAGGRSEIAIERVAVNLSDARIPDNEGNQPIDEPIIPEGPAAYWSTLPVKAIAASIRKAGIPASVSYSAGTFVCNHLFYGLQHMLTSEFPSMRGGFIHIPYLPAQVAERSNMPWMSLDDMERAIAIAAQTSVRLKQDIIAAEGRLF; encoded by the coding sequence ATGAAGAAAGTGCTGCTAACCGGATTTGATCCGTTCGGCGGGGATGTTATCAATCCATCCTGGGAAGTGGTCAGCCGGCTTCACCATAGGAAGCTTGAGGGACTTGAGGAGCTTGAGGTGGAAGCGAGGCAGCTTCCTACCGTCTTTCATACGTCTCTGAAAATGCTCCGTCAGCTGCTGCTTGACGTAAAGCCTGATGTGGTGATCTGCGTCGGTCAGGCCGGTGGCAGAAGCGAGATTGCGATCGAACGCGTAGCGGTTAATTTGAGCGATGCCCGGATTCCGGACAATGAAGGGAATCAGCCGATTGATGAACCGATCATCCCAGAAGGTCCGGCAGCTTATTGGTCAACATTGCCTGTAAAAGCGATAGCAGCATCTATTCGAAAGGCTGGCATACCTGCGTCTGTCTCATACAGCGCGGGCACGTTTGTGTGCAATCATCTGTTCTATGGGCTTCAGCATATGCTCACGTCAGAGTTTCCCTCTATGAGAGGCGGCTTCATTCATATTCCTTATCTGCCCGCACAAGTCGCAGAACGGTCGAATATGCCATGGATGAGCCTTGATGACATGGAACGCGCAATCGCAATTGCCGCTCAGACGAGCGTTCGGCTTAAGCAGGATATTATAGCTGCCGAAGGGCGATTGTTCTGA
- a CDS encoding 3-hydroxyacyl-CoA dehydrogenase family protein, with amino-acid sequence MTAVRKVGVVGAGTMGQGICEMLAFNGLDVYMVEQDEERLNQALGMIEQSLDKQMERWALTSAEKKLVMNRIHQVEQLSDLSECELVIETITEDVDRKLDIFKQLDDICAPDVILASNTSTLSLTELASVTAHPERVIGMHFVYPVSKTDLVEIVRGLKTSDETFNQTKHFVENTIHKNGVMVFESPGFVTTRLICLFINEAMHVLEEGVASVNDIDSAMRIGYSFQHGPFEMADRFGLDAVLAALERMFREYGELKYRPSFILKKMVRAGQLGAKSGAGFFNYDKDGVRV; translated from the coding sequence TTGACAGCAGTAAGGAAAGTAGGCGTCGTTGGCGCCGGAACGATGGGTCAGGGCATTTGCGAAATGCTCGCCTTCAACGGTCTTGACGTCTACATGGTAGAGCAAGACGAAGAAAGACTGAATCAAGCGCTCGGCATGATCGAGCAAAGCTTGGACAAGCAAATGGAGCGGTGGGCGCTCACTTCTGCAGAGAAGAAGCTCGTGATGAACCGGATTCATCAAGTTGAGCAGCTAAGCGATCTGTCGGAGTGCGAGCTCGTTATCGAGACCATTACGGAGGATGTAGACCGTAAGCTTGACATTTTCAAGCAGCTGGATGATATTTGCGCGCCTGATGTTATACTCGCGAGCAATACGTCAACACTGAGTTTAACGGAGCTTGCAAGCGTAACTGCTCATCCGGAGCGGGTTATCGGCATGCATTTCGTCTACCCGGTGAGCAAGACGGATCTGGTTGAAATCGTGCGCGGCCTGAAGACGTCGGATGAGACGTTCAATCAGACGAAGCATTTTGTAGAGAACACGATACATAAGAACGGAGTCATGGTATTCGAATCGCCTGGCTTTGTGACGACACGGCTTATTTGTCTATTCATCAACGAAGCGATGCATGTTCTTGAAGAAGGCGTTGCATCGGTTAACGATATAGATAGTGCAATGCGAATCGGCTATTCGTTCCAGCATGGCCCCTTCGAGATGGCGGACCGTTTCGGATTGGATGCGGTGCTTGCTGCCCTTGAGCGGATGTTCCGCGAGTATGGCGAGCTGAAGTACCGGCCATCGTTCATTTTGAAGAAGATGGTTCGTGCCGGACAGCTCGGCGCGAAGAGCGGCGCTGGCTTCTTTAATTACGATAAGGACGGAGTCCGTGTATGA